In Xiphophorus maculatus strain JP 163 A chromosome 9, X_maculatus-5.0-male, whole genome shotgun sequence, the genomic window GTATTCTAAGTAgtatttaggtctggactttgactaggccattctaacacattgtgttcagtgtgtgtgaggggggggGGATGTAGAACAATtaccatttttcttccacttcatttTCTACACTATTTTGCATTCATCTTCATCTTTGCATTACAGTAAATTACATTAAGAGTTGTTtgtgaaatgataaaaatgttactttaatgGGTATGAAAGACAACCTCTAATTTACATGGATATGATCATAAATAGAATCAAATGAAGTTTTATAGGTAGTTACGCTGAAGATCTTCAACAAGTGTTTAAGCTTTGCTTTACCTTTTTAACTAAAACCTGACTTAATGAATCGGTCTATTTTACAATCTTCAGGATCCTCAGGATATGCTTGGCGCTTTGAAGGTTTCCTTCTCTGTCTGTCCCTGCAGGTATTGTGTTGGTAGCCATAAATCCCTACGATCAGCTGTCCATATATGGTGAGGAGGTAATAGACGCTTACAGCGGTCAGGACATGGGTGACATGGAGCCTCACATCTTCTCTGTGGCCGAGGAAGCATACCGCACCATGACCAGGTGAGAGGTCAAGGAAATGAAGACGGGTTCAGTTTTTGTGATGGCTCTTAATCTATAAAGATTATTTACAGCCCCTGGCTCCTTTTAACAGAGGGGgggatttttgattttgtttgttgaagCACTTTGTGACTCTTGTCTTAAAATGTGCAATGCAAATACTCTTTTGTGCTCAGGGAAGAGAGGAATCAGTCCATCATCATCAGTGGGGAGTCTGGCTCTGGAAAAACGGTTTCAGCCAAATTCACCATGCGATATTTTGCTGTGGTCGGAGGAGCGGCTCAACAGACCAGCGTGGAGGAGAGAGTGCTGGCTTCAAACCCCATCATGGAggtaaatggaggaaaaaaacggTTTCACCCTCAGATAAGTTGGCTTTTTTTTTGGAATGTCACgcctctgttttgtttgtagTCCATAGGGAATGCTAAAACCACCCGGAATGACAACAGCAGCCGCTTCGGGAAGTACATCGAGATCGGTTTTGGTAGAAAGGGGGACATCATCGGGGCCAACATGCGGACCTATCTGCTGGAGAAGTCGAGGGTTGTCTTTCAGGTGGGATTCTTCAGCTTGTTGCTGATTTAAAATTCTTAATGATGCAAATACTCATGAGTTTTTCCTGCTTATTTCTTTTTGCTATGTGCAAGGCGTCATCAGAGAGAAACTACCACATGTTCTATCAACTGTGTGCAGCCAGAGAGCTGCCTGAAATGAGATCACTCCAACTGGGTGGGCCCCTGCTTCACGCTGCTTCTGATTTTATTCCTGCTCTGCTAATGGACTGACGTGTTTTGATTGGTTTACTTTAGAGCCGCCTGAATATTTCCACTACACCAAACAGGGAGGAGAGATGCAGATTCCCGGCACGGACGATCTGTCAGACCTGGAGCGAACTCGCAATGCTTTCACCGTCCTCGGTATTCTGCTCTTGAAGTCGCACGATTGTATGAATATAAAGTTCAACAACATGACAGAGAAACAACATCTTCGTTGTGCTGAATCTGCAGGTGTGCAGTCTGAGCAGCAAATGGAGCTCTTCAGGATCCTGTCGGCTGTTCTGCACCTGGGAAACGTCAACATTCAAGCCAGCGGCAGAAGCGCCGACAGGAGTTACATCAGCGTAATCattattctccatttttgttcttcTACTTCATGTCCTAATTCATTTACAGTCATGTGAAAAAAGGTTTCGACCCCTGTTTTGTCACTTGTTTTAGCTCAGCAAACAAATTCTCATGTTATATGAAAATAATCTAAATGaatcaaatgttttgataactttttggGGAAAAACCCTATGATAAACCAACCTGGAAAccagaaaaaagtaaatgcaCCTGTAACTTACTGTGCCATTCCACGTTTTCAACAACTAccaattaatattttacaacttTGGAGGGATTTTGACCAACTCTTTTTTCAATTCCTCTCCATTGAAGATTATTTGATTCAGTTTGAGATCATCCCAAAGCATCTCAATCAGATGCTTGTCCAGAATTTGACTGGGCCACTGCAAAACCCACGTCTTTGTTGTGTCTGAGTTTCTCAGCGTTTTATTTGGTGTGCTTTGGATTATTGTCCTGCTCGTTACCCAGGCAAGGTTGAGTATGAGATTAAAAACTGATAGTCGTacattctccttcaggattttctgttGGAGAAAAACACTAATTGTCAATAATTATAGCAAGTCATCCAGGTCCTGAAACAACAGAGCAGTGAAAGACCACCTCACTGTAAGGTGCTGTAACAAAATGCTGCAGGATCGTATGCGAgatgcaacaaaatgtaaaccCTTTGCTTTTGTCTCCCTGGTCCACAgaatgtttttgtcaaacatgagcgggtttttttttgtgagcttGGCCTTGGCTCGTCTTTGTCCAGTCTTGTTGTCATCTTGGCTGAGGAAAGTGAAGCTTTAGATGTTCTCGGTTCCTTTGCGGCCTCCTAGATGAATTGTTTCTTGGAAAGATTCTCAGTTGTTTTCTCCATGTGTGGATGATGCCCTCTCGTTGTGGTTCGCTGGATTCCCGAttcattagaaatgtttttttaatccttttccAGGCTGATAAATGTCTTATTTATTCTTGATTTTTGTCCAAGTAAGTGAGTCGCTTTTCAAAACCTTTGAGTCTGTTCTGAGTCTATTACATGTTCAAGTTCTGCTGAAGTAGTTTTGTGATTCAGACGATGATGTGGCCTGGATGTAGCTAGTAAGGGtatttaattagattttcaaACTGGACTAAGTTGTTTTGGGTAATTTCGTTTCTATAAATGAAaccataatttgaaaactgtgttTAGTATTTACTCATGTCATCTTTGTCTGAcactaaaatatgtttgatcTGAAACGAGCTGTGGCAGTATGGGTTTTGTGTTTCCTCCTCAGGCAGACGACCGCTCTCTGGCCGTCTTCTCCAAGCTGTTGGGAGTCGAGGGATCTCAGATGGCTCACTGGCTGTGCAGCCGCAGGCTGGCGGTGGGGGGGGAGATGCTGGTGAAGCCCATGACTGGTCAGCAGGCTCTAGAAGCCAGAGACGCGCTTGCCAAACACATCTACGGTCAGCTGTTCACGTGGACGGTCCAGCGTCTCAACTCGGCCCTGCGATCGCAGAAGGGGAAGACCAAATCTTTCATAGGAGTGTTGGATATCTACGGGTTAGTGACGAGCTTTGGctcttttgtttgtgtgcagcaAGAGGTCACATCTTGCTCTGTGTATAATAGTTTAACAAGTCCTTCGTTTTCTTTGTTGGAGCAGGTTTGAGACTTTTGACCAGAACAGCTTTGAGCAGTTCTgtataaattatgcaaatgaaaaacttcagcagcagtttaacAGGGTGAGTTATATCACATGTTTGCCCTAACAGAACCTCAATGCGTTCATCAAAGGTCCTATTTACAACGCTGTGTTTATATTTCCATGTTTATTCCCTCTTCAGCATTGCCCTTCTGCCTTTGCAattccttttatttaaattttacatttcttatacaaacaacaatggattttctgtataaataacataaatgaTACAAAATTTAAAGCGGTCCATTCAGTCAATTGACCTAAAATCAGAAACTCAGCTCAGCTTCTGCAGTGTGGGACCTGCAACCACCGTGAAGCTGTGGCGAAAACAGATGCCATGGAAATGGGATGAAACATCACAAAGTTTTTCTACAGATTGTAATGCCTGATTGGATATTTTATGTAGAAATGGCAAAGAATAACGGCTGCAGATCATAAATATGCTATTTTCGCAATAAATATGGCGTATGTACTGCATTACATACAACAGCATTTAAAGAGACTTTCTCACAAgtagtggaaatattttcatgtaatGTGAAATTCAATTTCTATTTATCTGTTTACCTTCTTTCAtccattttatattattttcggtttttgttccctttttgCCTCTCCAATTGTGGTCTCGATATGTCGTAAACCCCCTTGGAAGGAGAAGGGCAcgttttcttaaatattttgtgcTCATCTGTTCCCCAAGTTTaccattatatatatttttctttccttctttcaaGCACGTCTTCCATTTGGAGCAGGAGGAGTACGTCAGAGAGGAGTTGGCTTGGAACAGGATCGAATTCAGCGACAACCAGGAGTGCATCAATCTCATCGAAGGCCCTCTGGGAATATTTGATCTGTTGGACGAAGAGTGCCGGGTCAGTCTCGGTGTCGGTCTGTTTGCTCATTTGAAAGGAGTCACCATTCTTACAACTTTATCCCTTTAATTGTGGCTTTTAGCTTAAGGCGGTCTCAATTAACTTCCATCTCCAGAATGTTGGAGTCATTCCAGTCCTTTCTGGATCTGCAATCCCAATTCTCCCAGTAACTTTGTCACCATTATCCTTTGGATGCAGTGGTTGTGGAAAATATTGCAGCAGTGaacagaagcagctgaaagtctcaGTTGTACACATCATCAGTTTTACTTGTAAGGATTAAAttgtttgttaatttgtttGGCCCTAAAGAGTCATTTCAGGCCAATGATACACGTTCTGGATGGAATgtaagtttagaaaaaaacgAATGAACAATTTATCATTCAGTTGGCTCTGGTACTGAAGAAACAACTATCAGCAATTAAACATCctggaaaacatttggaaaaagtGGATACTGATCGATGGAATGTAGTGATTCACGGACTACAGCAGATATGATGGATTGGTCGAGCTTCTTTCTCAACTCAGTATGTTTGATGAAATGCTCCAACACGGTTGTCTCTGTGATGGCATGTTTCTTTTTGAATTACCCAGATGCCAAAGGGGTCTGATGAGAACTGGGCCCGAAAGCTGTACGACCAACACCTGAACAGCAAGCCCCACCCTCACTTCGGGAAGCCCAGGATGACAAACAGCGCCTTCATTGTTTTCCACTTTGCTGACACGGTAAGGAATGAGATGCTCCATCCTGGATGCGGAGCTCCAATTGTTCCCAACCGTATAAAGCTCAACATTTTAGgcgtttttaaatatatttctcccCGCAAATCAGGTGCAATATGAATGCGGCGGCTTTCTAGACAAGAACCGAGACACGGTGTTTGAGGAGCTCATCAACATTCTCAAAGCAAGTCAGGTAGACACCTGATCAATACCGAAGTCAAACAATGATGCGTGTTTTCTCAGTAAACGATGCCACCCTgttccctgtgtgtgtgtgtgtgtgtgtgtgtgtgtgtgtgcgcgtcaGTCTGAGCTGGTGGCTGAGCTGTTCCAGCAGCAGGGAGGTGCTCCCTCTGTGGCCAATGGGAGCGTTCGCTCAGGAAAAAGAGCCGCCAGAGAACACAAGCTGACTGTAGGCTTCCAGGTgagctaatgtaaaaaaacccaacaaaaccattatggttttttttaagcctTAGCCTCATAgtgcattgctttttttttttttgtcagtttcgtCAGTCCTTACAGATGTTGATGGACACCCTGAACAGCACCACTCCTCACTATGTGCGTTGTATTAAACCCAACGACCTAAAAGCAGCTTTTATGTGAGTCTGTGCTGTCATTCGATAATTCCGAACAAAAAatgtgtgcatatgtattacttttttttttgtctttgcatgCACTCATAAAGGACCGTCCTCCACTTTTTACAGGTTTGACCCACAGCGGACGGTGCAGCAGCTGAGAGCCTGCGGGGTTCTGGAAACTATTCGCATCAGTGCAGCCGGTTATCCATCCAGGTGCTGGACACTTAGTTGATCTCactctttgtaaataaatgaagtgGTGAAACACCAGAGATGAAGTGAAAGAGATTATCACAAGTGAAAGAAAGTCTGAACCTTCcatgtttttaacatttgaagTTAATTTCTATCAAATAACATGTGTGTTTTGGTTTATATCTGCATTCAGATGGACATACGAGGAGTTCTTCAGCAGGTATCGTCTTCTCCTTCGGGGACCCCAGAGCCAGGATCAGGCTCAGGCCTCGTGCAGACAGGCTCTGCCTCAGCTCATCCCAGACACCGACCAGTACTGCTTCGGAAAGACCAAAGTGTTTTTCCGGGCGGGTCAGGTGGCTGTCCTGGAGAGGCTGAGGTATGAGCGGCTGCGTGTCGCTGCTGTGACCCTCCAGCGCCACGCCAAGGGCTGGTTGGCTCGGATCAGGTACAGCAGGATCCTCTGGGCGGCTGCTACCATCCAGAGATACACCAGAGGAGCTCTGGCCAGACGGTGAggagaaatgtttattattaagcTTTTAACTCTCTGAACATCCTCAAAATCCACTGAATATCTGAACACAGTGCCTTACAGAAGGATTCGCACCCTTAGAACCGTTCCATCTGTTTTTGGTTGAGAGCCACAATCTTTCACTGAGAGTTTAGGTGATAGGCCAACTCAAAGTTGTGCAGTTAAAGCGAAACAATTAAAGAAttcaaaaggtttaaaaaagtACCCCCCCAAAGGGTTTGTCAGACCCTTTGGGGGCAAATTAACTGATAGTTTACCTGTAATCtctgtttaaagaaatgttatgTGAAGGCCACAGAGGTTTGATGGAGGACATTATCAACCTCAGCTGCCATTGCAGGAATGGAAATAATTACTCCCAAGTAGCCAAGAGTCCCATTGTTTTTCTGGGGGAGCTGCAGAtgtccacagctcaggtgggaaagGGGGAAAATATTAGTTCTGCTTTAATGGAAGCAATACAAGAAAATATGTACTTCACGCTACAAAGTTGTCTATTAGAAATGACTAATACTTGATCAGCATGGCTACACATATGATGTGTCACAAAATTCTCATGTTTTCATGCAAAGACAAGTCACAAGTCAgtgtgttttcaaaaaaataaaaatcatagtGACCTGCAATCACATTCAGCAACTAGcaaatttatgctttttttcccagattttatttgcttttttcacttttagtaAATGACCAGTTTGCTAGCTGAAACCAATGCATGTCTGAAAGCCTTTAGTTGTctactgtgtgtgtttgtgtgtttctgcaggcgGGCTCTGACTCTGCGCTACACAAAGGCTGCCATAGTGATCCAGAAGACGTACCGGATGGTGGTGGTCAGGCAGCTTTTCCTCATGATTCGAGACGCCACCGTCACCATCCAGGCCTTCACCAGGGGGACTCTGGCCCGCCGCAGATACAGACAGGTCAGCATTCAGTGCCGGCCTCTTATCTCTCTATCTGATGTCGAAGTTATGAGTTACCAGTGATGGGATGTAGCGAAGTCCAGGTACTTTGTTAgttaagtaaatttttttttttaggtatcaatacttaagtagatttaatcgTGAGTACTTTCAACTTTTACTCCACTCCAGTTTACATTAAATATGTACATTCTTCCCCACTGCATTTCTATAATGTTACATTACATTCATgttacattgtgtttttttttaaaacacaatgtaGCGTGTGTTTAGAACACACGCTACAGTAAAGTAATTGTATCAGTTAGCTCAAATATTGAGCTAACTGTACTAATtgtctttaaaagtttttacttgagtaaaagtacatataaacagacaaaaatgtactctagtaaaagaaagatttttactTAAGTTTGGTGTTTGAGCACCGTCTCCACCACTGAGTTGCACATCTGGCTTTAAACAAGTGAAAACCTTTTGCTTTGCCCCTCAGCTGATAGCAGAGCGGGCCGCCGTGCTGCTCCAGGCGACGGTGCGTGGCTGGCTGGCGAGGCGGGCGTACCGGCGGGTGCGCGCCGCGGTCATATTCATGCAGTGCTGCGTTCGCCGCAAGGCGAGCAGGAGGGAGCTGCTGAGGCTGAAGGCCGAGGCCCGCTCCGTGGAGCGGTACAGGGAGCTCAACAAGGGCATGGAGGTCAAActgatgcagctgcagctcagactcAACCAACAGGTGGGTCACAGAGAGATCTGTTTTCTAAACATGAAAATCTGCCGGATTAGAGATCTAGTTTCATCACGTTTTCTGTGTGTGGCAAGGTGAGGGAGAGCGCTGCTCTGAGAGGGACTCTCCACGCGGAGCGAGAGGCTGCCAGCGCCGAGCTGGAGGCTCTGAGGGGGATCATCCAGAAGCTGGAAAACCAGAGACTGGAGAAGCCGCCGCCTTCCCCGGCGGTCAGcgagaaggaggtggaggaaaggAGGAGAGCGGAGGAGAAAGCCGCTCAGGAGATCCTTCGACTCACACAGGTGAAATGATCCAAATGAAATTACTGGAGACAAATTCCTACATTCGTCTTTTATTGGTTGCACTGCAAAAATTCcctaatatttattattaacttcCCATATggtaaaaaatgtcttgttccacagACAGACAATTTCATTTATTGTGAGTACtgtttcttcaatattaaggaacataatttccctttgggaccAATAAAGTATATATCTAGCTAGTTGGTCGTCATCATTTCTTtctggaaagttacttgtaatttaggttttgtctcatttcaagtgtactaagatatttgcactagaaacaagGTCAAAATACTCCTCAGATTTTCCgttttttgctgtttctcttGATTTTAATGCTCGTATAATTTTTGAAGGAGATGCAAGCGTTACAGAAAGACAAGGAGAACATCAGCAAGGAGAAGGAAAATCTCACCGCTCAGCTCCACGAGAAAGAGAGAACACAAAACGGTGCGGCTCCactttttctcctctctgcatTAATTAATCACTTTTTCCCCCTGCCTTGCCAcagctttgaacatttttttctttggtttatcTTATTTATGTATGCAGAGTGTGTACAAAAGGCCGTGCAAGAGGCCAGCGCTGCTCTGCAGTCAGAGCTGGATGAGGAGAAGATGAAGTACCAGGGTCTCCTGAGGGAGCTCACCAGACTGGAGCAGAGATACGACAACCTGAGGGAGATGAATCTGCTCACCGAGGTCCACAGCTGCACCTAAACGAGATATACTATTAGTCCAGCTGGATAGTTTCACTTCTGTCCCTCTGTCTCGTCCCAACGCAGCGCTCCAGAGGACACAGAAGGACCGACTCGGCTCAGAGTCTGATCTCCGAGCCTCTCTCTCCGTGCTCCACTCCGCTGTCGCCCCAGTCTCTCACCCCGCTCTCGTGGTCCCCCTTCACTTCGGCGTTCCCGTCCCCGGAGGAGAAGCGCAGAATCAGCGTGACGTCCCCCACTCCGGAGAGGAGAATCTCGGCGTGGAGCTCGGAGTCGCCGCTGGTCAGGAAACGCCCGAAAGGGAATGAAGCTTTGGATTTAAACTCGTGCAGGACATTTTGTGACAACACACGGATGTGTTTGACAGGATCAGTTGATGGAGAAGATGGACGTGGCCAAAGACCCGGCAGtgaagaagaaaggagaagacCTGGAGTACGCTTATGATGCCGTACGAGTGGCCAACAAGTCAGTCTTTCCTCTGTCGCTTCACGTATTTGATAACCTTtgcagtttttcacattttgtcacgttatagccacaaacttcagtaaATTTTACAGGTATTTCATATACACACCCATCTATACCAGCTTTACccatttagacatttttttctcctatttGATCTTTGTAAAATTCCATTTTCCACTTAATGACACAATTTTGTGCACTGGAATTCATGCAGGGGTATGATGGTAAACAGTGTTGTATACAGATGCGTGCCACACTTTTCAAGGTTTTATCTGTAGAAACGATGTATAATTTCAcctccacttcacaattatgctccactaaaaaaatgcattagaggtttgtaacaaaatgtgcaaaagttcaataggtataaacacttttttttatttttttagtgacTGTAGCTTCAGGCATGACGTTTTCAGTGAAGGCGTTTAATCTGTCCTGGTGTCTGCCAGGTTTCTGGAGAgccagcagcagaagcagcagactGAGTGGAAGGACGAACTCGAGGATCTGAGGAACCAGCTCAGTAAGAAGATCTGTTCTGGTTCCTCTCCTGCAAAGAAACGGGTGAGGATTCAACTACGCCACCTCTGCTGAGAATGCAATCTAGTTGTTTAGCCTTTAAAGCAGCAGTGGTATTggtaaatttttgttttgagatCCAAGATCTCATTTACCAGAGAGATCTGTAACAAATAGCAAGtttaagattagattttttttattatttttttttaaattaaccctGTTTCCTTATTTATGTTCGGATATATTTATACTAAACCACAAGTGTCAAACGGCATCCAGATTCTGGTAATTTATGCCGTTATTCAAAGATTTCTAAACATGATGGTGAAGTGTGATTCTCTTGTTGTGACTGAACTACAACAAACTGGGGATCCTCAAGTTAAGGGTCTGAATGTTTCTCCCATTAGGATTTGTGGCAGCTGCTGGAAGCCAGAGAGTTTGAGTGCATGAGGCTGCGGAGGgagctgaaggagctgaggcACACGGCGACTCTCAGACACCTGCTGACGCAAGGCGAGTCTTCACCTGAACTCTGAACCCCACATGAAGTAAAATCACTGCAGTGCAGCAAATCTACGGTCCTGTGACGTCTTCTCCATTTGCGGTTTTTTTATATTCATCTTTTAAGTTGTCTTTCACATTCAGTCAGgttgagttttcttttgtttccagtttCCCTGTCGGCTCCAACCACAGAGACGTTCTGTGCTGCTCGGCCGAAACCAGCAGCCGTCGCCGGTTTGCTGGAGTGCAGGAAGAGAGACGAAACCAAACTCATCAAGAACCTCATCACAGGTGAGCTCCGTTTCATCCATTTAAACTCATTTTTAGTGCAGAGGAAGCCGACGATGTAGATGTAGACGGTGTATCGATGTAGGACATGTTTGGTTCATTTtcctaaacatttattttatttttgaagaaaaataaacaattgtttATTAGTGTTTGTACAGTAATATATAAAGTCCTATgattgtgcatttttaaaaaatatataattttaactttaaatattgcGTTTTACACCACTTGTTTTagtggtttcattttttttctttttctcttgcaTACAGTATTCTTATGTGCCAGGTTTCCCTTCAGTCCAAACAGAAACCCGTTTGTGCAGCTGCATGACAATTATTTGGTCACATTTATCAAACTCCTCTCCGATGCTCTCGCTGTCCCGCAGACCTCCGCTCTGAAGGCGCGCTGGCTCTGCCTCCAGGTTTGCCGGCCAGCGTGATCTTCCTCTGCGTCCGTCAGGCCGACTGCAGTGGAGACCAGGCTCGCGCTCGCTCGCTCTGCAGCTCCGCTCTCATCGCCATGAAGGCCGCTCTCACGGTAACCGGAGCTCCGATTGCTCTGCGTGTGCCAGAAGGGGGCAGTGAAATGTAATTATAGAGGCAGATCCCATCATGTTggctgggggggggggtggtGGGGGAAGGGACCTGCAGCCAACTTTCAAACATTTGGagtaatgaaatgttttataaaaaaaaaacttttccgtCGGTGTGATCTTGTTCTAACGGTGTTTTCCTTCTTCAGAAGCAAACCTCTGATCTTGATATGACTGCTCTGTGGCTGAAAAATTTTAGTCTTTTGCACGACCTGTTGGTGCAACATTCTCCAGAACAGGTAGCCGACACCTGCTGGTCATCTTCAGTTTTCTGACTAgacatgtgtttttttgtttgttgttgtttttgttttcttttaaactgtacATGCAGTCTGGTTGCGGTTTCCATGATAACTCTTTGGTGTTTGACTTGTTAGAGCCTGGACTCAGATGAGCTCGTATCTATGACGACCGACCTGAGCGACTTGATCCGCTCCCTGAGTGTCCTTTGTATCCAGGCCTATCAGCAGCTGCTCTCCATCACCGAGACACTGCTGCAGAAACTCATTGGTAACGCTACGGTGACCTCATGCCGGTGCTGCCGACGCTCTTCCCTCCACTAAACTTTAGAACTCCCTCTCCCTTCTCGTTCTCCGCCTCAGTCCCGGCCCTCCTGGAGAGCGAGACCATCGCCGGTCTGTCCGGCTCGGCGGTGAAGCTGGTTGTCTCCAGGAAGCGGGCAGGCTCAGACCCTCGACCGCTCGGCGCCGACTCTCCCACCATGGCGTCTGTGCTGAGGCAGCTCAGAGCGCTTCACACCGCACTGAGCCGCCAGGCTCTGCCCCAGAGTCTGGCCGAGCAAGCTTTCCGCCAGATGACCTACCTCATCTGTGCCTCTGCGCTCAACAACCTGCTGCTGAGGAAAGACATGTGCTGCTGGAGCCGTGGCATGCAAATACGGTACACGGTCGCAAATAAACGCCCCACCCTGGGCTTTTTAATCCATTTAGTAACTTTAATGTCATTAATTGTGTAAGGAAAAAGACAGAGGGGTATCGGTACATCCTTACTAAGGTGTTCATGTCAGATAAACTTAATTCAACTGCTAACGTCAACACAAAGTTAGTACATAATGGTGAAATAGAAGAGTatattagatgttttttttttaaactatttaatataaaaatatgagagGTGTGATGCGCCTTAAGTATTCAGGCCCACTAAGTTAATATTTTGGTGTAAATCTCTCTCTTTGTTCATTTAGACACGGATCCTTTTGCCAATTCATCTCATGAAATTGACTCAGACACTTGTGACCTAAAAAAATGATTAACGTTttgtttaacatatttaaaagtatttagaaATTTTATTCCACTTTAAAATTACTCATGACTTTATGCTGAATGCAATCACATAAATTACGTTCAAGTTTCTGGTCGGAATGTTGAAATAGAGATGTGTTCAAGGCCAAATGTTGAAATGGGAAATTAAAATTAACCTGTAGGCTGTGAGTAATTTTTGACAGCAGTAACTATAACTCCCAAAGCACTGCACTTTTACCTttgaaaatttgtatttatttattttttttaattccctcAGTTACAATGTCAGTGTGCTCGAAGAATGGTTGCGCAGCCAAGACCtggcagcagggggcgctgtgg contains:
- the LOC102234667 gene encoding unconventional myosin-Va-like, with translation MATLELYTKGAGVWVPDPEAVWVSATLLRDYNPGDEQLWLQLQNGNEVQYTVDSTSDLPPLGNPDILEGENDLTALSFLHEPAVLHNLRVRFLDYSSIYTYCGIVLVAINPYDQLSIYGEEVIDAYSGQDMGDMEPHIFSVAEEAYRTMTREERNQSIIISGESGSGKTVSAKFTMRYFAVVGGAAQQTSVEERVLASNPIMESIGNAKTTRNDNSSRFGKYIEIGFGRKGDIIGANMRTYLLEKSRVVFQASSERNYHMFYQLCAARELPEMRSLQLEPPEYFHYTKQGGEMQIPGTDDLSDLERTRNAFTVLGVQSEQQMELFRILSAVLHLGNVNIQASGRSADRSYISADDRSLAVFSKLLGVEGSQMAHWLCSRRLAVGGEMLVKPMTGQQALEARDALAKHIYGQLFTWTVQRLNSALRSQKGKTKSFIGVLDIYGFETFDQNSFEQFCINYANEKLQQQFNRHVFHLEQEEYVREELAWNRIEFSDNQECINLIEGPLGIFDLLDEECRMPKGSDENWARKLYDQHLNSKPHPHFGKPRMTNSAFIVFHFADTVQYECGGFLDKNRDTVFEELINILKASQSELVAELFQQQGGAPSVANGSVRSGKRAAREHKLTVGFQFRQSLQMLMDTLNSTTPHYVRCIKPNDLKAAFMFDPQRTVQQLRACGVLETIRISAAGYPSRWTYEEFFSRYRLLLRGPQSQDQAQASCRQALPQLIPDTDQYCFGKTKVFFRAGQVAVLERLRYERLRVAAVTLQRHAKGWLARIRYSRILWAAATIQRYTRGALARRRALTLRYTKAAIVIQKTYRMVVVRQLFLMIRDATVTIQAFTRGTLARRRYRQLIAERAAVLLQATVRGWLARRAYRRVRAAVIFMQCCVRRKASRRELLRLKAEARSVERYRELNKGMEVKLMQLQLRLNQQVRESAALRGTLHAEREAASAELEALRGIIQKLENQRLEKPPPSPAVSEKEVEERRRAEEKAAQEILRLTQEMQALQKDKENISKEKENLTAQLHEKERTQNECVQKAVQEASAALQSELDEEKMKYQGLLRELTRLEQRYDNLREMNLLTERSRGHRRTDSAQSLISEPLSPCSTPLSPQSLTPLSWSPFTSAFPSPEEKRRISVTSPTPERRISAWSSESPLDQLMEKMDVAKDPAVKKKGEDLEYAYDAVRVANKFLESQQQKQQTEWKDELEDLRNQLSKKICSGSSPAKKRDLWQLLEAREFECMRLRRELKELRHTATLRHLLTQVSLSAPTTETFCAARPKPAAVAGLLECRKRDETKLIKNLITDLRSEGALALPPGLPASVIFLCVRQADCSGDQARARSLCSSALIAMKAALTKQTSDLDMTALWLKNFSLLHDLLVQHSPEQSLDSDELVSMTTDLSDLIRSLSVLCIQAYQQLLSITETLLQKLIVPALLESETIAGLSGSAVKLVVSRKRAGSDPRPLGADSPTMASVLRQLRALHTALSRQALPQSLAEQAFRQMTYLICASALNNLLLRKDMCCWSRGMQIRYNVSVLEEWLRSQDLAAGGAVATLEPLIQAAQLLQVGKKTDADAQAIVRTCTALSSKQIMKILTLYTPHSDLDEKVSLNFIRTVQELVRGRSDSQPPQLLMDVRRAFPVTVPYSPPPALSADDLVIPESLKISFLRRS